Genomic window (Amaranthus tricolor cultivar Red isolate AtriRed21 chromosome 7, ASM2621246v1, whole genome shotgun sequence):
CTTGATTTGATGTGTATTTGAGGAAGATAATTGTCGaagttaaatatatttttatggaAGAAGAGACAGTGTTGGCAACCACTGAGCGACCACACTAAAAACTTACCCATATAATTGATGAAGATAATTTGTTAGCATATTGTAAATTCTCTTCCCTCGAAATTTTTTCTGATGGTGTTGCTTTGACTTTCAATACTATTTGAAGACTAGCACTTGCAAGTTACTTCTTAATGAAAGCAAAGTTACTTCTTGATGAATTTATTTAGTACTTATACTTCCAgcatattttctttgcatagtTGTTCTTGTAATCATGTTTGTTTGATGTATTTGATACATACTATTGTACTGCACTACTAAATACTAATACTTATTTTTCTAGCATTTCTGGGATAAATATTGTTTATACGTtgttcttaaaatttaaaaccttGTTTGTGTTTCGAAAAGCCAATaggaaataacaatttaaattaatgcttaaaataggaattaatttgaataagtatTTACACGTTGAATAATCTGGTTTTGTTGAGTTTTCAATGTCTTGTATaagttctaacgtggcagcacaacattatcaaaaacaaattacagcacacaatgacgaaattatctTAGCTGTCAGTGCTACGTCAGTTTGAAACgaagctcaagatcttgaaggcTGGCACAGAATATCCAGATCAATGAAtttaacggatgaagctttcttgctctacaaGGAGATGTTGAAGCGTAACATCTAAatatacaaggcttcatttcagaattaaggatgcacctcttcttacaactttctctcttgacatAAGACCTTGTATTCTCTAAGTATTAAAAAGAGTTATAATTCTTgattcatctagctcttacaatttatAATAgacttaagtgttaaaaagagttagattatttcatagtttaatacgcctaacttagaatacttattaaagtgttcaacttgtaatctctattgagagattgggatttgcttttattaaagggacttgtaagacgtttcttcaaggggaagaacgtggtgagagaagatagtgagatcttctagtttgtcttaaagtcaGATTAacaaaaggcgttgaaatcctacgggttcaAAGAGAACCcttaggcggggagtaggttgtttagaatcGAACCTCgctaacatatcgtgtgttattctttaaagtttattttctgcacatacgttattgttttacATATGGACTCAAAACTgtcccagaaaacagttttgaaagattcctcaatctcttgagacaatcttccagacaaaaattttaaacgcccatactctctattcatcccccccccccccccccccccccccccccctctagagagtattcaacctcctatcaactttcattcACAACCACAATAGTTGCACTTACAtttgttttccatatttttgtttgtaaatttggTGAAGTGATCCCATATGTCGGATCTTGGTTTCACAAGCTTCCTCCTTTGTTTGCTCATAGCTTCCTCCTTTTTGGTTTCATTATCATCCTGATCATCCACTTCATTTTTATCGCAAATTATAAAAGGTTCAACCAACGACATCTACAATTGAACCAAcaatacttacaagttacaacttgTCATTTCAAAGGCTATTTCacatatattccaaatattctGTTTTCAGTCAATATCAACAATCTATTTAGTCTACAATATCAATCAATATCAACAATATCAACAACATATCAACCAAACCTTAATTACTAAGAGGAAGCTAGTCAGTCAGTAACTATTTAGTCTACATAATACCAACCAAACAATATCAACAATCTACATAATTAAAGgagcactttcttgcatttcATAGACTATTTCTACCAAAAAAtatcaacattcaacataatATCAAGTATCAACCAAATATTATGTTTGCTGTTTCAAAGACTATTTCCACCCAAAAATATCAAGTTTATCAACATAATATCAACCAAAAATCGGAAAAATCAAAACATCAACTTGTAAATATTCGAATTTATACAAAAACTGaacaaaaaaaccctaaaaatcaaaaaatcaaccaacatatttacattacgagattctacacttgattccgtggtgaaaATTAGCACTTGAGATTGGAGAATGGAAATTGGAGAATGAAGACTATAAATTAGAAAGAGACTATAAATTAGAAAGCAAGAAAGAAGCATGAAAAAACAAGAAAGAAGCAAGTTGAGATGGAGAAGACTGATACCTGAAAGAGTGAAGGTAGCGTTGAAGATTTGGAAATTTCAAGCTGAATGTTGAAGACTTGAAGCACAACTGTCGAAGAAGGGAGGAGGCGAGGAGCTGCTGGAGCCTGGAGCACAGAaggtcaaaaatttaaaatgtcgACTGTGGAAGGAGGGAGGAATGGAGGAGCTGCTGCCTGCTGGAGTGTCGTATTAACTTTTAAGCCCTAACATTTTAACTTGGGCTGCCAGACACAATCACACAATATTAAACTTGGGCCTTCTCATATATTAATGCAGGTTCCGATCTACGGTTTACGATTTTCACCAGACCGAAATTTATTACGATTTTTCGGttcggtctggtctgaaaattttaaaacctagACCAAACCAGAAaccattttagaaaaaaaaaaaacctgacCAGCCCTTTAGACCGTAGACAagaccaaatacttaaattacggtttggttcGGTTTGGTTTACGTTTTGGACCAAATTTTGTTCAGCCCTACTTCTGATCATGCAGGAGACAGCCACGTTGACAATGCGCCTCCACGGGGGAGCAGGCGCCCACAGTCCGCTGGAACggactggttgatcacatcaTCTTAGCCCGGGGACCCAACTGATGCGCGCTTGATACTCAGCTATGGGGGGCACATAACTAAAGTAATTTTTGAGGGCtttgagcgtacgcctccgattttTGGAGTGTCATAGTAGAAAGAAGCCGCTGGAGGCGATCATCGAACTGCAGGATATGTCTGATGAGCTATACGATCTTTTACTTGCCATTCCCCTCGGTCGGCTACcatacattatgcaccagcacattgatagtgctttaatatcggccttcgtggagaggtggcagccggatacgaacatcTTCCGCATACCCTAGGGgaagatgacgattatgttgcacgacgtgcaatgCATATTAGGCATTGATATTGAAGGTTCACTCCCGGCTGAACCTGCTGACGGTGAGTGAAAGCTCGCACTGGCTGGTCTATTTAGGGAGCCCATGTCGGAGCTATAAAGGAAGGGGTACTTCACCAGCGGTTGCATCAATGTTGGTGAAGTTATGCAGATGTGCCATCGGTCCCAAGCTTTGGAGACGCAGTGTACAGCCTATTACATGGCTATTATCGGCTCAACACTGCTAGTGGATAAGACCAGAACTGGGATGCGACCTCACCCTATATTAACTGTCAATGCTGTTCAGGATGAGATCgcttggggtgcagtgacgATGGCGTACTTGTATCGGCAACTGGGAATGgcgtctagggctggttgcaagaccattgctggttGTCTCACATTGCTGCAGACATGGATCTACGAGTACTTTCCGGCCTTCCGTCCCCATCCTCGTCAAGTTGATGTGCCTAACAAGAccagggcggagatgtggtccacgcAGCAGCCAGTtcgtaataaaaaaataattgttggaGTAGTGTTGTTTTTCTAAACTACTTGAATTGCTTctattaatttacatcaatgctttttacattttttatttacatatttatttatacatattgAATTCTATCTAGATATATAGTTAACCTAAATATTGATGTACACAATAGTTACACaatggactatctaaattgaCTGCATCTTCAGCGATGTTATTACCTGGTGGTGGTTGCAGCCTATATAGTCTATTCCAAAGCGAAATCCTGCTTCGAAAATGTGTTTCTAAATGTCTACAAGAAATGTCAGCTGCTTCTCTCCATGATCACTGGACTGGCCGCAGTGGAGAtaaatcatcgttcattaatagttgaacataatgatttctattcacccaacaaatatgtataactttatttacactatgcacacCCGCTGCTTTTCTTAACGGAAGAACTAAACAGCTATAATTTGgattaccgtcagcagaaccataatacgcaatgccaatgttaagaaacgttgtTGCAGAGTACAATCCCATCGGTGCTTCCAACCAGTGAATAAACGGTGCAGGTTCTTTGCTATGTGAACCAATACTGAATATAGCATTATCTAACGTCTCTGCCGATAGATACACACGTAGGTATTgctctctgttcatttgcatttccatacacattgcacgtcgtaaaagaggccatgcctcctcgcctcTTAACTCTATGACGgaaatagctctaaatccacagtataccatcacctataacatgaatccaatcaaacaagtaaggagaGAGAATATATGGGATGTGATTGGGCCATGGAAACactgaaaaatcacgacctgctgAACCATctgcaattattaaaaatacggtTAGAAAGATTCAACTGTAATAAAGTAATGTAAATAATGGAAAGGAAAGTCATGTACCAGAAAAGTTGAAACTaaagttaattccaactgaggatTGCGTTTCTCGACTACTAGATCTCCCGCaagatgaagatctagacccacGACCCCGAGAGGATGATCTGTTGTATTCAAAGGCGCTTTTATTTATCCTGAGGGTTTTGCTTgtcgttggtcttccctttcttgGTGGACTTGCATATGGCTTAGGTATATCGGCACCATCAGGGTgtaattcatcttcaagtaccccAGACATGCGTCGTACAACTACGGAATCGGCTTTTAACAC
Coding sequences:
- the LOC130817577 gene encoding uncharacterized protein LOC130817577 — encoded protein: MSGVLEDELHPDGADIPKPYASPPRKGRPTTSKTLRINKSAFEYNRSSSRGRGSRSSSCGRSSSRETQSSVGINFSFNFSDGSAGRDFSVFPWPNHIPYILSPYLFDWIHVIGDGILWI